Genomic window (Synergistaceae bacterium):
CCTTTGGAGGGATCAACCTGGAGGACATATCCTCGCCGCGCTGCTTCGAGATAGAAAGAAGGCTGCAGGAGGCCTGCGACATACCGGTCTTTCACGACGACCAGCACGGAACCGCGGTCATAGTCCTCGCCGGGCTGCTGAACGCGCTCAAGGTCGTCGGCAAGAGACTCGAGGACGTAAAGACCGTGATCTCCGGCGCGGGTGCGGCGGGTATTGCGATATGCAGGTTTCTCATGTCGGCGGGAGCGAGCAACGTCATACTCTGCGACAGGGCGGGAGCCGTTTACAAGGGTCGACCCGAGGGTATGAACCCCGCAAAGATCGAGATCGCCGAGCTCTCCAACCCAGACGATGAGAGAGGGTGCCTGCGCGACGTGCTGAGGGGGGCGGACGTCTACCTGGGGCTCTCCGCGCCGGGCGTCGTAGACCGGGAGGCGGTGGCCTCGATGTCCGGGGGCGCGGTGGTCTTCGCCATGGCCAACCCGACTCCCGAGATCTACCCGGAGGAGGCGCTCGCCGCTGGAGCGGCCGTTGTCGCCACGGGCCGGAGCGATTTCCCCAACCAGATAAACAACTGCCTGGGATTCCCGGGGATCTTCCGAGGAGCGCTGGACGTCCGTGCATCGACGATCAACGAGGAGATGAAGCTGGCGGCATCATACTCACTGGCTTCGCTGGTGACGGATTCGGAGCTGCGACCGGACAGGATAATCACGGAGATAATGGACGAGCGGGTGGTGCCCGCGATGGCCGCCGCAGTGTCGGAGGCCGCCCGCAGGACCCGCGTCGCTCGCGTTTGACACTTTTTACGGAGGATGAGATATGGAAAATACTGTGAAAAAACTTGCGGACGCCATTGCGGCATCGAGGGAAATGGCGGTATTCACCGGGGCGGGCATGAGCACCGAATCCGGTCTGCCGGACTTTCGCTCGTCGGACGGACTGTGGAAGAAGTACCGCCCGGAGGAGCTGGCATCGATCGACGCTCTGAACAGGAACTTCGGGGAGTTCGCTTCTTTCTACCGGCAGCGCATCGCCACCCTGGGCGAGGTACAGCCCAACAGGGGGCACCTGGTCCTCGCGGACTGGGAGAGGCGCGGCCTGGTAAAGGGCATAATCACGCAGAACGTTGACGGACTGCACCACGCGGCCGGGTCCACGGTGGTGCACGAGCTGCACGGCACGTTGCGCGAGGTTCGCTGCCAGAGCTGCGGGCATGTGCGTCCCGCGAGCACCTTCGCTGACGAGGCGGAGTGCGACAAGTGCGGCGGGAAGATGCGCCCCGGCGTCGTGCTGTTCGGCGAGATGCTGCCCGAGGACACGCTACAGGCGAGCTCGGAGCTGGCCTCGTCTTGCGGGGTCTTCCTGGTTCTGGGCTCGTCTCTGACCGTCTCCCCGGCGAACATGCTGCCCGAGAGGGCCAGGAGGAGCGGCGCGAAGCTGTTCATAGTCAACAAGACGCCCACGCACCTGGACAGCTTGGCGGACGGCGTGATACGAACCTCCATAGGGGAGACATTGGCGTCGGTCGACGAGCTGATCGAAACGGCCGGCGGATAGAAGCGAACAGCCGCCGTCGATGCAGCCTGCGCGCGGCGAAACGTTGGTGCTATAATCTGGCTGCCACCGCCCCCCGGGGGCGGATACCATCGCAGGGAGGTCTGAAAAATGAGGACAAGGCGTTTTGTATCAAAGGGAGTTCTGGCGCTTCTGCTGGTAGTCTCGTTCGCCGCGGCGGCCTTCGCCGTCGACGGCAAGCTGACCCTGGTCTCGCTGAACGACGTCCACGGGAGAATCTACCCGGAGAAGGACGCGGGCGGCCTGGCCAAGGCCTACACGGTCTCGGAGGAAATAAGGGCCAAGGACCCGGGCAACTTCTTCTTCGTGCACGCCGGCGACATCAACGAGGGGCCGCTTTTCTTCTACTTCCACGGCAAACCCGAGATGACCGGCTTCAACGCGATGGGAGTCGACGTCGGTACGATAGGCAACCACGAGTTCGACCTCGGCAAGGACATCTTCTTCGAGGCGCTCGGCTACGCGGAGTTCCCGGTGGTGGTGTCAAACCTGCGCTTCAAGGACGGCACGCCTGCACCTCTGCCCGAGTATCACATCAAGACCGCCGAGAACGGCATGAAGGTCGCGTTCATCGGGCTGGTGACCCCGGCTCTTGCCTTCGTCACCAAGGGCAGCGAGGACTTCCGTCCCGGCCAAGACCTCCCCGCAGAGGCGGAGAGGATGTTGAACATACTCAAAGATGAAAAGCCTGATGCAGTAATACTGCTGAGCCACTGCGGGCTCGACGCGGACAGGGAGATAGCCTCGAAGGTCGCCGGGATCCACGCGATCATCGGCGGCCACAGCCACACCCTCATGGAGGAGGGGGAGTTCGTCGAGGGCCCGGGCGGCTGGAAGACCCTCATCGGCCAGGCGGGCTCATACGCTCGGCATCTGGGGGTCATGGAGCTGGCGGTCGAGGACGGAGCGGTCTCCGAGGAATCCTCGTGGCGAGTTGAGGAGCTTGACGCCTCCGTCGCCGAGGACGAGGGCATCGCGGCGCTCATCGAGCCGTTCCGCAAGGAGCTGGAGGAACGCTTCTCCGAGCCGATCGCCGACCAGCCAGTCGACATGGACGCTCGCAAGGGCGCGATCCGCTGTGCCGAGACCAACCTCGGGAACCTGGTCGCAGACGCCTTCAGGTGGAAGGCGGGGTCCCAGGTGGCCATAGTCAACGGTGGCGGGATACGGGGCGACCAGGTCTACCCGGCGGGCAAGATCTCCTACGCCGAGATAAACAACATGATGCCCTTCGGAAACACCCTGTACGTTGGCAAGGTAACCGGAGACGAGCTTCTTCAGGTCATGGAGACGAGCGCGTCGGCCCTTATCGGCGAGGACGACGAGTACGACGAGAGTCTGCGCACCCCGACCGGTGGCTTCATGCAGGTCTCCGGCATCCGCGTCGAGATAGACACCAGGAAGAAACCTCGCCTGATCGACAACAACGGAGTCCTCCGCGAGGAGGGCGACAGAGTCGTCAAGCTGGAGATACTCGGCGAGGACGGCGAGTGGGAGGCCGTTGATCCCGGGAAGGAGTACACCCTGGCGACCAGCGACTGGACCGCGGGCGGAGGCGACAAGTACGTGGTGCTTAAGAACGACTCGTTCGTGTCGATGGAGCAGTTCATAATGGAGTCCACGGCCGAGTACATCCGCCACCTTGGCGAGATGAGGGCGGACGTCGAGGGACGCATCACTGTCATCAAGTAGCTGATATCCACTGGCGAGCGGCGCGTAAAAGCGCCGCTCTTTTTTTGGAACGATGCCAGTTTCGCCCCTCTTTTCCTCCGATCTGGTCATGGAGGCCCTTACGGAAAAAGCGTAGTATAAAGACAACAAATCTCATCGAGGGGATGATCCTAATGAAAAGCTTTATCAGAGGAATCGCGATACTGGCCGCGCTGCTCTGCTTCGCGCTCGTTCCTGCTTCCGCGCTCGCCTCGGAGTCGCTGAACGTCTACACGATCTGGTCGGAGAGGTACGCGACCGCAGTATTCGACGAGTTCACCAGGGAGACGGGGATAAAGATCAACTTTCTGCGCTTCCCGTCCGGCGAGGTGCTGGCGCGCCTGATCGCGGAGAAGAACAACCCGCAGGCGGACGTCTTCTTCGGCGGCATAGCGGACGCCTTCGTCGCGGGGAAGGGAGAGGGGATCTTCGAACATTACGTGCCCGCGGGCGCGGAGGAGATACCTGCCGTCTACAGGGATCCGGAGGGTTATTGGACAGGGGTGGCAATGGACCCGCTCTGCTTCATGTTCAACAGGGCCTTTCTGGAGAAGAACTCGCTTACCGCGCCGACATCGTGGAACGATCTGCTCGACCCGGTCTACAACAACGGCCTGATCATGGCGGACGCCAGGACTGCGGGGACCGCTGTCTCCAGGCTGTTCAGCTTGGTGCTGGCGATGGGGGAGGACGAGGCCTATGCCTATCAAAGAAAGCTGGATAAAAACATCCAGCAGTACACGAAGAGCGGCGCGGGGGGCGCCATCCCCATCGGCAGGGGGCAGGCCGCCGGCGGCGTCTTCTTCATAGTCGACGCCCTGGAGATGCAGCAGACCGGCTACGACGTAGTGATCAGCTACCCGGTCGAGGGAGTGGTCTACGGAGTGGAGGCGATGGGCCTGGTGAAGGGCGCGAAGAATCCGGAGACCGCCAGGAAGTTCCTGGACTGGGCTGCCGGGGCCGACATGCAGCGGATCTACGAGAGAGAGCGCATCAACCTGATACCCGTCCACCCGGACGTGAAGCTTGAGAACCCGGCGCTGGACATGACGGACGTCAACCTTCTCGAGCTGGATATCGAGTGGTCGGGCAGGGAGAGGACCCGCCTGGTGGAGCGCTGGGTGGACGAGATAGTCCACTGAGCCGATCGGGTGGGGGGACGGCTAGCCCCCGCCCCCCACTCCATCTTTCGTACCATTCGGGACGACAGAATTGGCTCATTCAAAGGCACCTTTCACGATCACCTCGCCGTCCTCCATCAGCAGCCGTCCCTTGGCCGCGACGAACCGCGGCCTGAACGAGCCGTCGAGCACCAGCACGTCCCCGTCGCACCCCTCGCGCAATCTGCCCTTCAAGGGAAGCTTTAGATGTGCCGCTGGATTGGAGGTGACGAGCGAAATAACAGTCTCCGCGGGAATAGTCCCCTCTGAGAGCATCTCTCCGACCGTCTCGATCACCGAGTCCAGCGGCCCTATCCTGAGTCCGGTCATCTCGCCCCTGTCGTTGAAGGAGGGCATTGAACCGTTGCCATCGGAGCTGATCGTGATGCTTGCCGCCTCAACCCCGGCGTCGAGCAGCTGCTTTACCACCAGCGGCGTCGCCGTTCCGAAGGCAGGTTTTCCGCTTGGCGCCGCGGTTATATCCAGGATCCCGCCCTTGAGCCCGTAAGCCGCCGATTGCTCCAGAAGCCCGCTGCATCTCGATATGTGAGTGGGGGCAAACTGCGATAGGGGGATATCGGACCCTTCGACCGCCTCGAGGAGCGGAGTCAGCCCGGCGGGCTCGTTCCCCATGTGAACGCAAACACAACCCGCCTTGCCCGAGAGAATGCCCCCAACGCGAGCGTCCGACACCGAGCGGCGTATTTCTTCGACCGTCGGGTGAGAGCTCCTGTGATCGGAGATAGCGAGCTTGAGGCCAATAACCTTGTCTATCAGACAGATGTCGCGTGTCACGCCGCCCGTCATGGTTTGAGAGGGAAGAGAGTAGCTCCCTGTCAGTATCCACGTGGAGATCCCCTCTGCCTCAAGCCCTCTCGCCTTCATCAAAAGTTCCTCGAGCGATCTGCACGTGCCGTCGGTGCCGAGCATGCCCACCGCCGTGGTGACACCAGCCCTTGCAAAGGCCGAGAGCTGCAGGGGCGGTGTTCTGTTCTCCGGACCGCCCTCTCCGCCCGCCCCGTTAAAATGGACGTGCCTGTCGATTATGCCCGGCATCGCCAGGCAGCCCCCGGCATCTATCGTTTTTAACCCGCAGGGCACGGTAAAGACTGTCCTCTCGCCGGACGGGACAACCGCGACTATCCGGCCGCCCGCGACAAGGATATCGCAGGCGCCCCTGGGCTTCGGGTCGTAGAGATCGGCGTTCTTGATTAAAAGCATCACACGGCTCTCCTCTCCGAACGGGAGGCTCCGCTCCCGTGAAAAGACGCGGCCCCCTTTGTCCGGGGGCCGGCTATGTCAGGCCGTCTTCTTGTCGGACGGCCAGATCGCTATCCCTGTGAATCCGTAGAACCAGGCGGTGAGGAAGCCGAAGTAACAGAGAATGGTCCAGGGGACGTACTCGAAGACCGACACGCCCAGGACCGTCGACATGTATATGCCCGCGGCCGACCAGGGTATGAGCGGCACCACGACCGTCCCAGAGTCCTCCAGCGTTCTCGAGAGAACCCGCCTCGATATGTTCATCTCGTCCGCGAGGTCCTTGTACATGGTGCCGGGGACGATCTCGCTGAGGTAGGAATTTCCCGTGCCAAGCCCGGTGAGAATACCGGTGAGCGACGCGGAGAACACGAAGCGGCCCTTGCTTTCGCCGATGAACTTCTCCTTGAGTGAATCGCATATCTTGCGGAAGGTTCCCGTGTATTCGAGCTGCCCCGCGAAGATGTATGCAAAGAACACCACGACCACCGAGCCAGACATGAAGGCCAGCCCGCCCCTGCTGAGAAGGCCATCGATCGACGCGACGCCCGTCGTTATCTTGGGGCCGGACGCCATGGCTTTGACTATCTCATCGATGCTACAACCCTGCATCATCGCGATCGGGGCCGCGAGAACTATGGCGACCCAAAGGACCGGCAGCGTCGGGTAGCGAAGATAGGCGAGCACCAGCACGGCAAGGGGCGGCACGAGCACTACCGGGTTCATCTTGAAAGTATTCGATATCCCGTCGAGAATGACGTTTACCGCCGACATGTCGATCTCTCCCGACGTGCCCGAGCCGACATACCAGTAGACACCGATGCTCAGCACGAAGGCCGGGACGGTAGTCCAAAGCATGGATCTTATGTGGTCAACCACGTCGACCTCCGCGACCGCGGCAGCAAGCACCGTCGTATCGGAGATCGGGCTGATCTTGTCTCCGAAGTAAGCCCCTCCGACCACCGCCCCCGCCGCCGCGGCGAGGGGCACCCCGAGCCCCTGGGCGATTCCCATGAAGGCTACGCCAAACGTGGCCGCCGTCCCCCACGAAGTCCCTGTAAGGGTGGACGAGAGCGAGCAGATGATGAAAGCCGCGACCAGGAAGGTCTTGGGGGTGAGAAGCTGAAGCCCCACGTAGATCAGGTAGGGGATGGTCCCGGACAGCATCCAGGCCGCGATGAGCGGCCCCACGGTGAGAAGGATCATAATAGCGCCCGTGGCTCGCGCTATCATGGCGGTCACGCCCTTGTCGAACAGCTCGTCCCAGCCGTAGTTGTAGACGAAGACGTAGACCGCGGTAGTGAACATGCCGATGAACATCAGCAGGAGAGCCACGTCGAATCCCAGGATGAGGCGTCCGACCACGATTATGGTTAGTATTGTACCAAAGACCAGCACTGCTCCACCAAGCGATATTTCCTTGTGTTTCCTCTCCTCCGGCATCTTTTTATTCCCCCTTGTTTTGAAGTATTTGCCAATACACCGAAATTCTTTACTAGCACAACAGGATGCGCCTCTCATCACCCCCCCTTTGCATCCAATAATGGATACGTTAATGTATATATACTCAAACCGCCCTGTATGTCAAGGGGCTTTTTGACTTGCCTTTTGATTCTTTAATATCAAGTTTTTCCGACTTGCGCCGTTCGCGCTTTTTCAAGGGGGGCAAGCGCGGCGGTTCGGAATCTGGTACACTCATTACTGTCTACAAACTATTCCAGTCTGCGAGGTGGCTTTTTACATGGAAGAAAAAACGGCCGCGGACAAGGCTCAAAGTGAAATCGTCAGGCTTATCGCGGCTCACAAATTTTCGCCGGGGGAGAAACTCCTCGAGACCACCCTGGCAAAGCGGCTCGGAATGAGCAGGACGCCGGTGCGCGAGGCTCTGGGTAAACTCGCTTCGACGGGCTTCCTGCTCAAGGTCGCAGGCTCCAGGGGCTATCAGATTCCGCACCTCACTCCTCAGGATATCGAGTACGTCTTCTTTATGAGGGCGGTTCTCGAGAGCAAGGCCTCCATGCTGTGCGCTAAGGAGGCGGACAAGGAGCTGGTCGCGAAGCTCCGCAGGATAAACGCCCTTGAGGAGGAGACCTTCCGGGCCAACCTCAAGGGCGAGTACGCGGAGCTGAACGAGGACTTCCACAATCTGGTGGCGGACTCCTCCGGCAATCCGTACCTGGCGATTTACATAAAACAGCTTTATTGGAGATCCAACCTGTACGTGTTGTTCTTCATGAGCTTCTACTGCCTCGACTCGGGCTACGACAAGGGGCGCCTCAGCTTCTCGGAGCACGCCCGGGTAATAGACGCGATAGAGTCGGGTGACGGGAAAGAGGCGGAAGCAGCGATGAAGGATCATATAGTCAGCAGCTACAACAGTCTGCTCTTTCCGAAGAAGCCCCTGGAGGGGATTTAGCTACGCGTCGCCGCGGACACCCTTGCCTTCAAATACAGCTACTGCTGCCCTCGCTGCTCAGGACTTGCACCTGGTGGATAACGCCCATGCCGGGCACACCACCAAGAGGGCCGAGAGAGGTTTGCCTCTCCCGGCCCTGCATTTTGGCTTTCGATCATACCAAGTCCCTGAGGCCTAAAGGTCCGCCTCCTCCTTAAGGGTGGTGCACAGGCCATCCAGATGCCTCGCCCTCTCCACGTTCATCTGCATACGAGCGTGCAGGGGATAGCCCTTGTCCCCCTTCTTGCCGTAGAAGAGCACCTGGAACTGCGCGTCCTTGTTTCGCAGATCCTCCCAGAGCTTCAGGTTCTTTGAGGCTATGTCGGGGCCGTTCTCGCCTATCATCTTGCCCAGCCTCGCGCTGTCGTTCTTCACCTTCATGGCGACGGCCAGCTGCTCGTCTGTCTGAGCGGGCGGGTATTCCGCCGAGTACGACGGTTTCCCGGCCTTGATCTCGTAGAGCCAATCGGTCAGCTTCAGCGCCCTCTCCCGAACGACATACATGTCGGCTATCGCGTGAGCCATCACCCACATGGTACCGCCTGAAGGAGAGTTTAAGATGGTGCCGTAGACCGCACCGTGCAGCGCGAACTCGCTGTCGCGAAGCGGTATCCAGGCCCTCTGCGCATTGCGCAGCGCATCCTGCATCTCCTTTGAGAGCAACCCCATGAGCTCCTTGTAGACCCTGTTAAGCTCTGCGTCCCACAGCTCCGAACTCTCGGCCGTGCACTCGACCACGCCCGCGGTGCTAGGGTCCTCGTCCATGCACTTGTCCAAGTGCAAGTCGATGGGATGCTCGCCGAACGCCGCACCGCAGAGCAGGAGAAGGAGCAGAATTGAAGCAGTCAACGATCTCAAATCGCATACCCCTTTCTCAAAGAGGAGCTCCGGGCGCCCGGAGCTCCTCGAAAGCCGTCCGTGGAAAGTACGAGGTTACTCGTCGTACATTTCTTCGCGCTCCTCAATGTACGGCTGCCACTTGGATGCAAGCTCTTCGATGCCCTTTATCTCGGCTTCGTCGGGGTCGCCGAGGAGCGCCAGCAGGTCGAGCCTCTCGAAGTCCCTGAAGGTCATCTGGATGCCCTTGAACCCCGCCGTGGCCTTGAGGCCTTCGAACAGCGCGGGAGCGGAGTCCAGGAAGTCGTCTTCCTCGAGCAAGAAGATGGCCGCGATCGGAAGGTCGGGGTCGAGCAGCTTGGTCAGCATCCTGCGCACGACTCCCATGTCGAAATGGAAGAGCATGGAGTTGCCCTCCTCAAGCAGCTTGGCGGCGTCCGGGCCGAGCTCCGGCTCGTCCTCGAGGCTGTCCAGCGTCAGGAGGCCAGCCACCGCCGCCCCGTCGCGAATGCCGAGTACCGCATCGACAGGCTCCTTAAGCACATAGAGCGCCTGCCAGCCAGGTTTTTCCACCGACTCGAACTCCAGTCCGCTCTCGCTCACCACAACCTCTATGAGGGGAAGAAGCAGCTCTACCGCCTCCTTCTCGCCGGAGACGTAGGCGTAGCCACCCGGAACCGGGATCCCGGAGAATGCGGCCTCTCCGCCCAGGATCACTCCCATGGACTTGAGGATGGATAGGAGCGCCTCCTCCGTCAAGCCCATGGTCTTTAGCTGTTCGAGCACCTCGAGGATGATCTCGGATTCCGAGTCGCCCTCCTCCGCGGCCTGGCGGACCATCTCGAAGTGCTTCTGGTCGATCAGTCCGCGCGCGGCCCAGGCGAGCCAAGCATGTCCTCCGCCCAGTTTTACAAGGTCATCCTTGCCTATAGGCGCAGGCGCTTTCTCCGGCTCGATGATCCCGAAGACCCTGGCGAAGTTCGTCAGCAGCGAAAGTCCGAAGCCGTTCGGGATAGTGCCGTACCCGATCTCAAGCATCAGGTTCTCAACGGGCTCGCCGAGCAGGCCGTCTGACTCCTCCGCTATCTCCGCGGCCGCCATGCCGTTGTCGTGGAAATAGAAGAAGTTCTTGTGGGGCAGTCGGCGAGGCAGTTTTATTCTCTTGCCCGAGTCTGCCAGCGCACCCTTCGCGGACTCGAGGTCCTCCGGGGACATGCCCATCAGTAGCATCTCGCCATCGACGGTCAGCAACACCAGCGCCATTCCGTCGGCCATCGCGGCGTAGGTGCCGCCCTCGAACGGCGCCAGGGTCAGATCCGACGGGAAGGGCAGGTTGAGCAGCGCGTCGATGTCCCCCTCCTCACCCTCTCCATCGGCCAGTTTTTTCAGCAGATCGCCCTTGCTCTCGTCGAACTTAAGCGCACCGTGCAGCGAGAAGCCCTCGTCGGTCAGGCCGAAGGCGAAGGAGGCCGCTTCAAGCGGGAACGATCTCAGCAATTCCGCCACCATCTCGAAATCCGGCTCGATGGCGGCGGCCAGCCCGAACGGTCTTGAGTCGATCAGAGCGCTGATGAAATCCTTGGTCTCCTCGATGCTCCCCACGGCGTAGAGAGCGTCATCGGGCCACGCCGGCAGAGCATCGATCGTAGCCGCCAGGC
Coding sequences:
- the nhaC gene encoding Na+/H+ antiporter NhaC, coding for MRGASCCASKEFRCIGKYFKTRGNKKMPEERKHKEISLGGAVLVFGTILTIIVVGRLILGFDVALLLMFIGMFTTAVYVFVYNYGWDELFDKGVTAMIARATGAIMILLTVGPLIAAWMLSGTIPYLIYVGLQLLTPKTFLVAAFIICSLSSTLTGTSWGTAATFGVAFMGIAQGLGVPLAAAAGAVVGGAYFGDKISPISDTTVLAAAVAEVDVVDHIRSMLWTTVPAFVLSIGVYWYVGSGTSGEIDMSAVNVILDGISNTFKMNPVVLVPPLAVLVLAYLRYPTLPVLWVAIVLAAPIAMMQGCSIDEIVKAMASGPKITTGVASIDGLLSRGGLAFMSGSVVVVFFAYIFAGQLEYTGTFRKICDSLKEKFIGESKGRFVFSASLTGILTGLGTGNSYLSEIVPGTMYKDLADEMNISRRVLSRTLEDSGTVVVPLIPWSAAGIYMSTVLGVSVFEYVPWTILCYFGFLTAWFYGFTGIAIWPSDKKTA
- a CDS encoding beta-aspartyl-peptidase, translated to MLLIKNADLYDPKPRGACDILVAGGRIVAVVPSGERTVFTVPCGLKTIDAGGCLAMPGIIDRHVHFNGAGGEGGPENRTPPLQLSAFARAGVTTAVGMLGTDGTCRSLEELLMKARGLEAEGISTWILTGSYSLPSQTMTGGVTRDICLIDKVIGLKLAISDHRSSHPTVEEIRRSVSDARVGGILSGKAGCVCVHMGNEPAGLTPLLEAVEGSDIPLSQFAPTHISRCSGLLEQSAAYGLKGGILDITAAPSGKPAFGTATPLVVKQLLDAGVEAASITISSDGNGSMPSFNDRGEMTGLRIGPLDSVIETVGEMLSEGTIPAETVISLVTSNPAAHLKLPLKGRLREGCDGDVLVLDGSFRPRFVAAKGRLLMEDGEVIVKGAFE
- a CDS encoding DUF1311 domain-containing protein, producing the protein MRSLTASILLLLLLCGAAFGEHPIDLHLDKCMDEDPSTAGVVECTAESSELWDAELNRVYKELMGLLSKEMQDALRNAQRAWIPLRDSEFALHGAVYGTILNSPSGGTMWVMAHAIADMYVVRERALKLTDWLYEIKAGKPSYSAEYPPAQTDEQLAVAMKVKNDSARLGKMIGENGPDIASKNLKLWEDLRNKDAQFQVLFYGKKGDKGYPLHARMQMNVERARHLDGLCTTLKEEADL
- a CDS encoding bifunctional metallophosphatase/5'-nucleotidase, with the protein product MRTRRFVSKGVLALLLVVSFAAAAFAVDGKLTLVSLNDVHGRIYPEKDAGGLAKAYTVSEEIRAKDPGNFFFVHAGDINEGPLFFYFHGKPEMTGFNAMGVDVGTIGNHEFDLGKDIFFEALGYAEFPVVVSNLRFKDGTPAPLPEYHIKTAENGMKVAFIGLVTPALAFVTKGSEDFRPGQDLPAEAERMLNILKDEKPDAVILLSHCGLDADREIASKVAGIHAIIGGHSHTLMEEGEFVEGPGGWKTLIGQAGSYARHLGVMELAVEDGAVSEESSWRVEELDASVAEDEGIAALIEPFRKELEERFSEPIADQPVDMDARKGAIRCAETNLGNLVADAFRWKAGSQVAIVNGGGIRGDQVYPAGKISYAEINNMMPFGNTLYVGKVTGDELLQVMETSASALIGEDDEYDESLRTPTGGFMQVSGIRVEIDTRKKPRLIDNNGVLREEGDRVVKLEILGEDGEWEAVDPGKEYTLATSDWTAGGGDKYVVLKNDSFVSMEQFIMESTAEYIRHLGEMRADVEGRITVIK
- a CDS encoding NAD-dependent deacylase; this translates as MENTVKKLADAIAASREMAVFTGAGMSTESGLPDFRSSDGLWKKYRPEELASIDALNRNFGEFASFYRQRIATLGEVQPNRGHLVLADWERRGLVKGIITQNVDGLHHAAGSTVVHELHGTLREVRCQSCGHVRPASTFADEAECDKCGGKMRPGVVLFGEMLPEDTLQASSELASSCGVFLVLGSSLTVSPANMLPERARRSGAKLFIVNKTPTHLDSLADGVIRTSIGETLASVDELIETAGG
- a CDS encoding ABC transporter substrate-binding protein gives rise to the protein MKSFIRGIAILAALLCFALVPASALASESLNVYTIWSERYATAVFDEFTRETGIKINFLRFPSGEVLARLIAEKNNPQADVFFGGIADAFVAGKGEGIFEHYVPAGAEEIPAVYRDPEGYWTGVAMDPLCFMFNRAFLEKNSLTAPTSWNDLLDPVYNNGLIMADARTAGTAVSRLFSLVLAMGEDEAYAYQRKLDKNIQQYTKSGAGGAIPIGRGQAAGGVFFIVDALEMQQTGYDVVISYPVEGVVYGVEAMGLVKGAKNPETARKFLDWAAGADMQRIYERERINLIPVHPDVKLENPALDMTDVNLLELDIEWSGRERTRLVERWVDEIVH
- a CDS encoding GntR family transcriptional regulator — its product is MEEKTAADKAQSEIVRLIAAHKFSPGEKLLETTLAKRLGMSRTPVREALGKLASTGFLLKVAGSRGYQIPHLTPQDIEYVFFMRAVLESKASMLCAKEADKELVAKLRRINALEEETFRANLKGEYAELNEDFHNLVADSSGNPYLAIYIKQLYWRSNLYVLFFMSFYCLDSGYDKGRLSFSEHARVIDAIESGDGKEAEAAMKDHIVSSYNSLLFPKKPLEGI
- a CDS encoding NADP-dependent malic enzyme — encoded protein: FGGINLEDISSPRCFEIERRLQEACDIPVFHDDQHGTAVIVLAGLLNALKVVGKRLEDVKTVISGAGAAGIAICRFLMSAGASNVILCDRAGAVYKGRPEGMNPAKIEIAELSNPDDERGCLRDVLRGADVYLGLSAPGVVDREAVASMSGGAVVFAMANPTPEIYPEEALAAGAAVVATGRSDFPNQINNCLGFPGIFRGALDVRASTINEEMKLAASYSLASLVTDSELRPDRIITEIMDERVVPAMAAAVSEAARRTRVARV